CGCTCACCAAGAAGATGGCCGAGGACCTCACGGACTACTTCCTCGAGCTCGGCATCCAGGTCCGCTATCTCCACAGCGACGTCGACACCCTGCGCCGCGTGGAGCTCCTGCGCGAACTGCGGGCGGGGGAGTACGACGTCCTGGTCGGCATCAACCTCCTGCGTGAGGGACTCGACCTCCCCGAGGTCTCCCTCGTGGCGATCCTCGACGCCGACAAGGAGGGCTTCCTGCGCTCCGGCACCTCCCTGATCCAGACCATCGGCCGCGCGGCGCGCAACGTGTCCGGTCAGGTCCACATGTACGCCGACAAGATCACGCCGGCGATGGAGAAGGCCATCGACGAGACCAACCGGCGCCGCGAGAAGCAGATCGCGTACAACAAGGAGAAGGGCATCGACCCGCAGCCCCTCCGCAAGAAGATCAACGACATCGTGTCGCAGATCGCCCGCGAGGAAGTCGACACCGAGCAGCTCCTCGGCTCGGACTACCGCAAGGCGAAGGCCGGCAAGGCCCCGGTGCCCGCGCTCGGCGGCGAGGCGGCCAAGGCCGGCAAGGCCGCCGCGCCCGCCAAGGGCAAGGCGAAGGGCAAGAAGGGCGCGGAGACCGTCCCGACCGACCGCCCGGCCGCCGAGCTGGCCGAGCAGATCGACGAGATGACCGAGCGCATGCGCGCGGCCGCCGCCGACCTGCAGTTCGAGATCGCGGCCCGGCTGCGCGACGAGGTGTCTGAGATGAAGAAGGAGCTGCGGCAGATGCGGGAGGCGGGCCAGGCCTGAGGCTGTGTCGCCGGGGCCTGGAGAACACGCCTGGGGCCCGGGAAACGGCGTACTGCCCGGTCTGTTGCAAGACCGCCACAATGTGCGCCCCGGAGTGCTGCTTCGCAGGTCGGAGTGCATAAGGTGCTGGGCAACCGCAAGAGGCGGTTGCCCAGGCAGTTCGAGAGGGGACAGCGCGTGACGGTCAACATGACCAAGGGTCAGGCCATCAGCCTGCAGAAGGACGACGGGGGCGCCCTGACCGCGGTGCGCATGGGACTCGGGTGGCAGGCGGCTCCGCGCCGTGGCCTGTTCGGCTCGCGGACCCGTGAGGTCGATCTGGACGCCTCGGCGGTGCTGTTCGCGGACAAGCAGCCGGTGGACGTCGTGTTCTTCCGCCACCTGGTCAGCGACGACGGCTCGGTGCGGCACACCGGCGACAACCTCGTGGGCGGCGTCGGCGCGGGCGGGGACGACGAGGCGATCCTCGTCGACCTCCAGCGGATCCCCGTCCACATCGACCAGATCGTCTTCACGGTGAACTCGTTCACCGGCCAGACCTTCCAGGAGGTGCAGAACGCGTTCTGCCGTCTGGTCGACGAGACCAACGGCCAGGAGCTCGCGCGCTACACCCTGGACGGCGGCGGCCAGTACACCGCGCAGATCATGGCGAAGGTCCACCGGGCGGGCGCCGGCTGGCAGATGACGGCCATCGGCACCCCGGCCAACGGCCGCACCTTCCAGGACCTGATGCCGTCGATCCTGCCGCACCTGTAAAGCACGACAACAACAACCGGCGCCACCAGCAGCAACCAGCACCACGGCAGTAACCGGAGTCACACGAACGCCACCGGCTCCGCAAGCACCATCCGTACGTACAAGGGGGAACGAACGCGATGACGGCCGAGCTGGTGCGGGGGCAGAACCACCCGCTTCCCGGGACCCGCCTGGAGATCCGCGTGTCGGCGGGCCGCCCCGTCGTCGCGGGCGCCACGCTCGGCGACGACCGGGGCCGGGTCCACGGCGTGGAGTGGGTGGCCCACCCCGGTTCGCCCACCCTCCCGGGCATCGAGGTGTCCAAGCAGGCGGCCGCCGACCACCGGCTCGTCGTCGACCTCGGCGCCCTCAAGGACACCGTGCACCGCGTCAGCGTCCTGCTCGCGCTGCCCGTCGGCGTCGAGGGCCCGGCCACGTTCCGCGCCCTCGCGGCGCCCTTCGTCGCGGTCACCGGACTCGACGGCACCGAGATCGCCAGTTACACCATCACCGACCTGGACGCCGAGTCCGCCGTCGTCGCCCTGGAGCTCTACCGCCGCCAGGGTGCCTGGAAGGTCCGCGCCGTCGGCCAGGGGTACGCGGGCGGCCTCGCCGACATGCTCACCGACCAGGGCCTGCCCCAGGCCCGCGAGCTGGCCGCCGCCATCAACGAAGCGGTCGCCCAGGGCCTGGCCCGCTCCGTGGCCGCCCCGCCGCCCCGCCCCGCCGACGGCACCCGGGTGCGCACCGCCTCACAGGGCCAGGACGGCCGCTCGGCCCCGCCGCCCGAGGGCCACCCCGACGCCGCACCGGGCCACCCCGCGCGGCAGCAGGCCGACGACACCCCCCTCGCCCCCGCCGACCAGCCGAGCGGCGGCCCCGTCAACTACGCGCACCCGCGACGCCAGACCACAGCGCCCCCGCCGCCCCCGCCCGCCGTGCCGCCGGCCCGCCCCGGCGAGCCCGCCCAGCCCGTCGCGGGCGACGCCACCGGCTGGTCCATGGAGGAGCGGCTCTACAACCAGGTGTGGGGCATGTTCGAGGATTTGGCCCGCACCACGGCGGCGTACCGCAGCGCCGTCGACTTCGCCGACTCCCGCATGGAGCAGGAGCTCGACAAGGTCCTCTCCGACCCGCGCAGCCGCATCGGCGGCGCCGGTGACGCCGCGCGCGAGAGCGCCCGCGCCAAGCACGCCGACCTCGTCGCGCGGGCCAGGGCCGCCCTCGACCGCGACCTGGCCCAGCTCGCCGCCGAGGCCGACGTCGTCGAGCCCGCCCTGCCCCCGGCGTACGCGTCGTGGAGCAGTCCCGCCTGGCACGCCTACCGGGCGCCGATGGAGATCCCCATGGCGCTGCGCCTCGGCGACCTCCATCTGCCCGAGCGCGTCGACCTGCGGATCCCGATGCTCGTCCGGCTGCCGCTGGAGCGCGGCCTGTGGATCGACAGCGGCAAGGCCCTCACCAACTCCTTCACCGACTCCGCCGAGCTGCGCAGGCTGGCCATGGACACCGCCGTGGCGCACGCGGCGCGGCTCCTCGCGGCCTATCCGGCGGGCGAGTTCCAGGTGCACGTCATCGACGCGGCGGGTGCCGCCGCGTCCTCGCTCGCCCCGCTCGTGGAGGCCGGTGTGCTCGCCGGGCCCCCGGCCACCGGGGCGGCGGGCGTCGCGGACGTCCTCGGCGGGCTCACGCAGCGCGTGGACCTGGTCCAGATGGCCGTCCGAGGCGGTGCCGCCGACGCGCTGCCGCCGGATCTGGACATCGCCGAGCAGCTCCTGATCGTCAACGACTTCCCGCACGGTTTCGACGACCGCGCCGTGACCCAGCTGCGCTACCTCGCGGACGAGGGCCCGGCCGTCGGCGTCCACCTCATGATGGTCGCCGACCGCGAGGACGCCGCCGCGTACGGGCCGCTGCTCGACCCGCTGTGGCGTGCGCTGCTGCGGCTGACGCCGGTGCCCGACGACCACCTCGCCGACCCGTGGGTCGGGCACACGTGGACGTACGACCCGCCGGTGATCCCGCGGGGGAGCCAGATCCTGCGGCAGCTCCTGGACCGGGTCGCCACGGCCCGACGCAACGGCGGGCGTTGACGTCAAAGCGACTTTTGTGCCGCCCTGACCAGGGCTTTTGGCTCTTGTTTGCCGTCTCCTTTACCAATGCTTGGTATTTCGCGTACGCTTCTACCTGCGGAGGGGAGTACTCCCGGCTGCGACGTACCCGTCAATACGGACCGCCATCGGTCCCGGGGCGTCGGCCCGACACATGGCGGCGACCGCCTCGGGTGGAAGAGACCTCCGGCAGCGACGACGCTGATCAGTAGCCGTACGACGCCGGAGGCGCAGTGGACGTTTCAATGACCCTGTGGGTGACGACCGTTCTCGGTCTGTGTGCCCTGATCGCGGTCGACTTCTTCATCGGGCGCAAGCCCCATGACGTGTCGATCAAGGAAGCCGGAATCTGGACGATCGTCTGGATCGTCCTCGCGGCGCTCTTCGGACTCGGCCTGCTGATCGCGGGCGAGAGCCAGGCGTCGGGCGAGTTCTTCGCCGGCTTCATCACCGAGAAGTCCCTCTCCGTGGACAACCTCTTCGTCTTCATCCTGATCATGGCGAAGTTCTCGGTCCCCTCCCACCTGCAGCAGCGCGTGCTGCTGTTCGGCGTGCTCATCGCCCTGGTGCTGCGTGCGATCTTCATCGCCGCCGGCGCCGCGGTGATCGCCAACTTCTCGTGGGTCTTCTACATCTTCGGCGCGTTCCTGATCTACACCGCCTGGAAGCTC
The window above is part of the Streptomyces venezuelae genome. Proteins encoded here:
- a CDS encoding TerD family protein, producing the protein MTVNMTKGQAISLQKDDGGALTAVRMGLGWQAAPRRGLFGSRTREVDLDASAVLFADKQPVDVVFFRHLVSDDGSVRHTGDNLVGGVGAGGDDEAILVDLQRIPVHIDQIVFTVNSFTGQTFQEVQNAFCRLVDETNGQELARYTLDGGGQYTAQIMAKVHRAGAGWQMTAIGTPANGRTFQDLMPSILPHL
- a CDS encoding TerD family protein; its protein translation is MTAELVRGQNHPLPGTRLEIRVSAGRPVVAGATLGDDRGRVHGVEWVAHPGSPTLPGIEVSKQAAADHRLVVDLGALKDTVHRVSVLLALPVGVEGPATFRALAAPFVAVTGLDGTEIASYTITDLDAESAVVALELYRRQGAWKVRAVGQGYAGGLADMLTDQGLPQARELAAAINEAVAQGLARSVAAPPPRPADGTRVRTASQGQDGRSAPPPEGHPDAAPGHPARQQADDTPLAPADQPSGGPVNYAHPRRQTTAPPPPPPAVPPARPGEPAQPVAGDATGWSMEERLYNQVWGMFEDLARTTAAYRSAVDFADSRMEQELDKVLSDPRSRIGGAGDAARESARAKHADLVARARAALDRDLAQLAAEADVVEPALPPAYASWSSPAWHAYRAPMEIPMALRLGDLHLPERVDLRIPMLVRLPLERGLWIDSGKALTNSFTDSAELRRLAMDTAVAHAARLLAAYPAGEFQVHVIDAAGAAASSLAPLVEAGVLAGPPATGAAGVADVLGGLTQRVDLVQMAVRGGAADALPPDLDIAEQLLIVNDFPHGFDDRAVTQLRYLADEGPAVGVHLMMVADREDAAAYGPLLDPLWRALLRLTPVPDDHLADPWVGHTWTYDPPVIPRGSQILRQLLDRVATARRNGGR